A genomic region of Pseudoalteromonas piscicida contains the following coding sequences:
- a CDS encoding SoxR reducing system RseC family protein — translation MIEQTLTVAAIKGATVYLEAQPKPACEGCNGKCGSQVFAKLFGTHKKQFPVDLTESVEIGQKIKLALDDTNVVKHAFYVYMMPLLFAFAGMFIAALVLGLNEPLQILIAFTSAALGLFFARVQGDKLKHQVKVIKIYPISLPITQIDGDCTK, via the coding sequence ATGATAGAACAAACTCTGACAGTTGCCGCCATAAAAGGCGCAACTGTCTACTTAGAAGCACAGCCAAAACCCGCTTGTGAAGGCTGTAACGGCAAATGCGGCTCCCAAGTATTTGCCAAACTCTTTGGCACCCACAAAAAACAATTCCCTGTAGATTTGACGGAATCTGTCGAAATTGGCCAAAAAATTAAGTTGGCATTAGACGACACTAATGTGGTGAAACATGCGTTTTATGTTTACATGATGCCATTGCTTTTTGCTTTTGCCGGCATGTTTATCGCGGCCCTCGTACTTGGTCTCAATGAACCTTTGCAGATACTTATTGCATTTACGAGTGCTGCACTCGGTTTATTTTTCGCCAGAGTCCAAGGGGATAAACTCAAACATCAGGTAAAAGTGATAAAAATTTACCCAATTAGCCTACCAATAACGCAAATAGATGGTGATTGTACTAAATAA
- a CDS encoding MucB/RseB C-terminal domain-containing protein, producing the protein MRALLVVVSVFFSSWLWANESVSAKQLLKDMAEAVHHRNFDASFVVVKGKSMEPYRWLHGNQDGTEFELLSLLNGAGLEMIRIGDKVTYFEPKSEPYTIQTDSIAGPIPEVLFKNIDSLKESYDFVLGGKGRIVDRPAQLVRLEAKDDAKYNYWLWIDTESSLLLKSAYVNQQGELLEQLQLTHISVTETPAEQLLELSQKQFPEAVSGLLKTLENGTKNNWQIGWLPQGFELLKSDRHKLDLNNELADYYLFSDGLVDISVFVQRPLPGQRPSGALSSGATTVYVHNTGAFDVSVVGNIPAMTAKAIAESVKRPL; encoded by the coding sequence ATGAGAGCACTGTTAGTTGTAGTAAGTGTATTTTTCTCTAGTTGGCTGTGGGCAAATGAAAGCGTATCAGCCAAACAACTGCTAAAAGACATGGCCGAAGCGGTGCATCATAGAAACTTTGATGCATCGTTTGTCGTGGTGAAAGGAAAATCTATGGAGCCTTACCGTTGGCTTCATGGTAACCAAGATGGGACTGAATTTGAGCTTTTAAGTTTGCTCAATGGTGCTGGACTTGAAATGATCCGCATTGGTGACAAAGTGACTTATTTTGAACCAAAGTCTGAGCCTTACACCATCCAAACAGATTCGATAGCAGGCCCTATTCCCGAAGTTTTATTCAAAAATATCGACAGCCTCAAAGAAAGTTATGATTTTGTCTTAGGTGGTAAAGGTCGGATTGTTGACAGACCTGCTCAGCTTGTCAGATTAGAAGCAAAGGACGACGCTAAATACAACTATTGGTTGTGGATCGATACCGAGTCATCTCTGTTGCTAAAATCCGCTTACGTAAACCAACAAGGCGAGTTGTTAGAACAGCTTCAGCTTACCCATATCAGCGTGACTGAAACCCCAGCCGAGCAATTGTTAGAACTTTCCCAAAAGCAGTTTCCTGAAGCCGTATCTGGATTGTTGAAGACACTTGAGAATGGCACGAAAAACAATTGGCAAATTGGTTGGTTACCTCAGGGCTTTGAGCTGCTAAAATCTGACAGACATAAGTTAGATTTAAACAATGAGCTGGCAGACTACTACTTGTTTTCCGACGGCCTTGTCGATATTTCGGTATTTGTACAACGTCCTTTACCGGGCCAGCGCCCAAGTGGAGCGCTTTCGTCAGGTGCGACAACGGTGTACGTACACAACACTGGTGCCTTTGACGTATCCGTAGTTGGAAATATTCCAGCAATGACCGCAAAAGCAATCGCTGAGTCTGTGAAAAGACCTTTATGA
- a CDS encoding sigma-E factor negative regulatory protein, whose amino-acid sequence MAQAEKQVTEDLTTSQIFDGDLSLNAETDVRLDEQKFARYALIGDVMRSQKQDTPCIDITSSFAAALEQEQTYSEPAVEQVKETTPKSNVIELSAWRKPFAQVAIAASVSLFAVLGVNTLSTDTTLPAGDALQLQSTPFAGGVSPVSLSTEPALESAAKGIRELQQQRIGALVLEHQRQSRMAYALQQSGENNTAEKQEEKEQ is encoded by the coding sequence ATGGCACAAGCTGAAAAACAAGTGACAGAAGATTTAACGACATCGCAAATTTTTGACGGTGATCTGTCACTCAACGCTGAAACTGATGTTCGTTTAGACGAACAAAAGTTTGCTCGGTATGCCTTGATTGGTGATGTAATGCGTAGTCAAAAGCAAGACACACCTTGCATTGATATCACCAGCAGCTTTGCAGCGGCACTTGAACAAGAGCAAACGTATAGTGAGCCGGCCGTTGAGCAAGTGAAAGAAACGACGCCAAAGAGCAATGTGATTGAGCTAAGTGCATGGCGTAAGCCGTTTGCACAAGTAGCTATCGCGGCAAGTGTGTCATTGTTTGCTGTGCTTGGGGTTAATACGCTAAGCACTGACACGACTTTACCTGCGGGCGATGCGTTACAGTTGCAATCTACTCCTTTTGCTGGAGGCGTTTCTCCTGTGAGCTTATCAACTGAGCCTGCGCTTGAATCAGCGGCTAAAGGCATTAGAGAGTTACAGCAACAACGCATTGGTGCATTGGTGCTAGAGCATCAAAGGCAGTCTCGCATGGCATATGCGCTGCAGCAATCTGGTGAAAACAACACAGCTGAAAAGCAAGAGGAAAAAGAGCAATAA
- the rpoE gene encoding RNA polymerase sigma factor RpoE: MSEQDLDLDIVKRVQQGDKNAFNLLVAKYQNKVAALISRYVANQGDVADVAQETFIKAYRALPNFRGESAFYTWLYRIAVNCSKNYLVALGRKPPANDVDAEEAEFYDGADQLRSNASPENLLLSDEVKAVIFKTIERLPDDLKTAITLREIEGMSYEEIAVIMDCPVGTVRSRIFRAREAIDNNLNPLIGES, translated from the coding sequence ATGAGCGAGCAGGATTTAGATCTAGATATAGTTAAACGCGTTCAACAGGGAGATAAAAACGCATTCAACCTGTTAGTTGCCAAGTATCAAAATAAAGTCGCAGCGCTAATTTCTCGTTATGTAGCGAATCAAGGCGATGTGGCAGATGTGGCACAGGAAACGTTCATTAAAGCTTATCGAGCGTTGCCTAACTTTAGGGGCGAGAGCGCATTTTATACTTGGTTGTATAGAATCGCGGTTAACTGTTCAAAAAATTATTTGGTGGCGCTTGGTCGAAAGCCGCCAGCAAACGACGTAGATGCGGAAGAAGCTGAGTTTTATGATGGTGCAGACCAATTAAGATCGAACGCTTCACCGGAAAATCTATTGTTAAGCGACGAAGTGAAAGCAGTGATTTTCAAAACTATCGAGCGCTTGCCTGACGATTTAAAAACCGCAATTACTTTGCGTGAAATTGAAGGCATGAGCTACGAGGAAATAGCTGTCATTATGGATTGTCCTGTAGGTACAGTTCGTTCGAGAATTTTTCGCGCAAGGGAAGCGATAGATAACAATTTGAACCCATTAATAGGTGAGTCTTAA
- the nadB gene encoding L-aspartate oxidase: protein MKNTTHHNTDVVIIGSGAAGLSLALSLANHCKVTVISKGALKEGSTLYAQGGIAAVFDKKNDSIESHVEDTLAAGAGLCDRDAVHYTASNAKNCLKWLIEQGVPFDMEVDSKGKERFHLTREGGHSHRRILHAADATGKAVQTTLISQVQLHPKINILEQYNAIDLIKDKHGDSSDIKGVYVYNRKADRVESISAKFVALATGGASKVYLYTSNPDVSSGDGIAMAWRAGCRVANMEFNQFHPTSLYHPELQNFLITEAMRGEGALLKRPDGTRFMPDFDEREELAPRDVVARAIDYEMKRLGANCVYLDISHKDKEFIIEHFPTIYAKCLSVGLDITKEPIPVVPAAHYTCGGVMTDFNGRTDIDNLYAIGEVAYTGLHGANRMASNSLLECIVFAHAAAKDILAKIDNRPEPSKLPDWDESRVSDSDEEVVITHNWHELRLFMWDYVGIVRSTKRLERALRRVELLQQEIHDYYANFRVSNNLLELRNLVQVAELIIRSALERKESRGLHYTIDFPDMAENSTPTVLSPTK from the coding sequence ATGAAAAATACGACTCACCACAATACTGATGTAGTCATTATTGGTAGTGGCGCTGCTGGACTCTCTCTTGCGCTTTCTTTGGCAAACCACTGTAAGGTTACCGTGATAAGCAAAGGGGCGTTAAAAGAAGGCTCCACACTTTATGCTCAAGGTGGCATTGCCGCAGTATTCGATAAGAAAAATGACAGTATTGAATCACATGTCGAAGACACACTTGCGGCAGGCGCTGGTTTGTGTGACCGCGATGCGGTGCACTACACCGCATCAAATGCAAAAAATTGCTTGAAGTGGCTGATTGAACAAGGCGTACCATTTGATATGGAAGTGGATAGCAAAGGGAAAGAGCGCTTTCATTTAACCCGCGAAGGTGGGCATTCACATCGTCGTATATTGCACGCAGCTGATGCAACGGGTAAAGCCGTTCAAACCACATTAATTAGCCAAGTGCAGTTACACCCAAAAATTAATATACTTGAGCAATACAACGCCATCGATCTCATCAAAGATAAACATGGCGACTCAAGCGATATCAAAGGCGTTTACGTCTATAATCGCAAAGCGGATAGAGTTGAGAGCATCTCGGCTAAGTTTGTCGCTTTAGCGACGGGTGGCGCAAGTAAAGTTTACTTGTATACCTCAAATCCAGATGTTTCTTCGGGTGACGGCATCGCAATGGCGTGGCGTGCGGGTTGTCGTGTGGCCAACATGGAGTTTAACCAATTTCATCCAACCAGCTTATACCACCCTGAGCTACAAAACTTTTTAATCACCGAAGCCATGCGCGGTGAAGGCGCGCTGCTTAAACGTCCTGACGGCACACGTTTTATGCCTGACTTCGATGAGCGCGAAGAACTCGCCCCTCGCGATGTGGTCGCCCGTGCCATTGATTATGAGATGAAACGATTGGGCGCAAATTGCGTCTATCTTGATATCTCACATAAAGACAAAGAGTTCATCATAGAGCACTTCCCTACGATTTATGCTAAGTGCTTAAGTGTTGGTTTAGATATCACCAAAGAGCCAATCCCCGTAGTGCCAGCGGCGCATTATACTTGCGGTGGTGTTATGACTGACTTTAACGGTCGTACTGACATCGACAATTTATATGCAATCGGCGAAGTGGCTTACACAGGTCTACACGGCGCAAACCGCATGGCGAGTAACTCGTTGTTAGAATGCATTGTGTTTGCCCACGCTGCCGCAAAAGATATTTTAGCTAAAATCGATAATCGTCCTGAGCCATCTAAGTTACCAGATTGGGACGAAAGCCGTGTCAGCGACTCGGACGAAGAAGTAGTGATTACCCACAACTGGCACGAACTTAGATTGTTTATGTGGGATTATGTTGGCATTGTTCGCTCAACTAAACGGTTAGAACGTGCGCTACGCCGCGTTGAGTTATTACAGCAAGAGATCCATGATTATTACGCCAACTTCAGAGTGAGTAACAACCTGCTTGAATTACGTAACTTAGTACAAGTAGCTGAACTGATTATTCGCAGCGCGTTAGAACGTAAAGAAAGTCGTGGACTGCACTATACCATTGACTTCCCAGACATGGCTGAAAACTCCACACCGACCGTTTTGTCACCGACAAAATAA
- a CDS encoding protein YgfX, producing MVLFSCLAFILFLLFPTLWWLVAIVFAVTGYCSWQTVLSRTPKAGTVLMLPKENFIEIQSQTINCKGQLIGATIWFDSQIALKIMDANQAKQQIFLTRQAIPEADWRLLCRTALQAN from the coding sequence GTGGTTCTTTTTTCTTGCCTCGCTTTTATCCTGTTTCTGCTGTTTCCTACGCTGTGGTGGTTAGTGGCAATCGTGTTTGCCGTGACGGGTTATTGCAGTTGGCAAACTGTTCTATCTCGTACGCCAAAAGCGGGTACTGTACTCATGCTCCCAAAAGAAAACTTCATTGAAATACAGTCGCAAACGATAAATTGCAAAGGGCAGCTTATTGGTGCGACCATATGGTTTGATAGTCAAATAGCGCTAAAAATCATGGATGCGAACCAAGCTAAGCAGCAGATATTTTTGACTCGACAGGCAATACCAGAAGCGGACTGGCGTTTACTCTGTCGCACTGCGCTGCAAGCCAATTAG
- a CDS encoding FAD assembly factor SdhE → MVELLPKARVKWACRRGMLELDVILEPFVEQAYDALSDEGKYVFQRLVTCEDPDLFAWFMGHEECPDPELKRMVKLILDRIRV, encoded by the coding sequence ATGGTTGAGTTACTGCCTAAAGCTCGAGTTAAATGGGCTTGCCGTCGTGGCATGTTAGAGCTGGACGTTATTTTGGAGCCGTTTGTTGAGCAGGCTTATGACGCGCTATCCGACGAAGGTAAGTACGTGTTTCAGCGTCTAGTTACCTGTGAGGATCCAGATTTATTCGCTTGGTTTATGGGTCATGAAGAATGTCCAGATCCAGAGCTAAAACGCATGGTTAAGTTAATCCTTGATCGGATCCGCGTGTAG
- the ygfZ gene encoding tRNA-modifying protein YgfZ produces MSIARAYALPFKVIRISGQDKLSYLHGQVTQDINLIKEDNFMWSGHCSPKGKLWSVSRLTRYQDDYLMLAGVAEAEASLRELKKYGVFAKVDIDFADCEVFGLMTQDSKALATAFGVELSSDASAVDVANGKLLKLADERFVFIAFEGASLPADVEQQSNPAPFIAASILAGEPSLDADHVDEFVPQMVNLQALNGISFKKGCYTGQETVARMRYLGKNKRAMYIVTGNAAERIEEADIELQIEDNWRRGGKVIQQTFDAHSGRYYALAVMPNDTPQDAVLRAKNSPEVSLTIQPLPYSLEDN; encoded by the coding sequence ATGTCAATTGCTCGTGCTTATGCGCTTCCGTTCAAGGTTATTCGCATTTCAGGACAAGATAAACTTAGCTATTTGCACGGTCAGGTTACTCAAGACATTAACCTTATCAAAGAAGATAATTTTATGTGGTCTGGGCATTGTAGCCCTAAAGGCAAGCTTTGGTCTGTGTCGCGCTTAACTCGCTATCAAGACGACTACTTAATGCTTGCTGGTGTAGCCGAAGCTGAAGCATCACTTCGTGAGCTAAAAAAGTACGGCGTTTTTGCCAAAGTTGACATTGATTTTGCTGACTGCGAAGTCTTTGGCTTAATGACTCAGGACAGTAAAGCGCTTGCTACTGCCTTTGGCGTTGAGCTTTCGTCTGACGCAAGTGCTGTGGATGTTGCCAACGGCAAGCTGCTAAAACTCGCAGACGAGCGCTTTGTTTTCATCGCGTTCGAAGGCGCAAGTTTACCCGCGGACGTGGAACAACAAAGCAATCCAGCACCGTTTATTGCGGCCAGCATTTTAGCAGGAGAGCCAAGCCTTGATGCAGATCACGTGGACGAATTTGTACCACAAATGGTTAACCTTCAAGCCCTTAACGGGATCAGCTTTAAGAAAGGTTGCTATACTGGTCAAGAAACCGTAGCTCGTATGCGCTATCTTGGTAAAAACAAACGTGCCATGTACATAGTGACAGGCAATGCTGCAGAGCGCATCGAAGAGGCAGACATTGAGCTGCAGATTGAAGACAACTGGCGTCGTGGTGGCAAGGTTATTCAACAAACCTTTGATGCTCACAGCGGCCGTTATTATGCGCTGGCTGTGATGCCAAATGACACACCACAAGACGCGGTGCTAAGAGCAAAAAATTCACCAGAGGTGAGTCTTACTATTCAACCTCTACCTTATTCTTTAGAAGACAACTAA
- a CDS encoding FKBP-type peptidyl-prolyl cis-trans isomerase: MIIGPNSVVTIHYSVQDKDNNTIDSTFDDEPVIAMLGSGYLIPGLDDALQGKQAGDTFSVTIEPQEGYGERFDELTQAVPKSMFEDMEIEVGMQFRATTDEGDQIVVIIGIEDEEVIVDANHPLSGITLNFDVEVLEVREATAEEVAHGHVHGEGGCGHDH; the protein is encoded by the coding sequence ATGATTATTGGCCCTAACTCGGTAGTGACAATCCACTACTCAGTTCAAGACAAAGACAACAACACGATTGATAGCACATTTGATGATGAGCCTGTGATAGCGATGCTTGGCTCAGGCTATCTGATCCCAGGTCTTGATGATGCCCTACAAGGCAAACAAGCTGGTGACACTTTCAGTGTGACCATCGAGCCACAAGAAGGCTATGGTGAACGCTTTGACGAACTGACTCAGGCGGTTCCTAAATCAATGTTTGAAGATATGGAAATCGAAGTGGGTATGCAATTTAGAGCGACCACCGACGAAGGCGACCAAATCGTTGTGATCATTGGTATCGAAGACGAAGAAGTCATCGTTGACGCGAACCACCCGCTTTCTGGGATCACGCTGAACTTTGACGTTGAAGTGCTTGAAGTACGTGAAGCTACAGCTGAAGAAGTTGCCCACGGGCATGTTCATGGCGAAGGCGGTTGTGGTCACGACCACTAA
- a CDS encoding DUF481 domain-containing protein codes for MPFFRTFALFAIGLVSLPSLATDPFEDFHEYGKMPDDEIHQKHKGEMLYGDVEFGFIVNKGNTQNTSFKLKSNLYQDFPKWRNQFKFNGLYRREHNTETDVEDVSASRYFGSAQGNYKLGDDNASFFMYGDYERDRFNGKEYTTTFALGYGNRVYEGRKNTVDIDIGPGMSISRVDNEIELEPEEDRTEQGQLLRMALQWERNVSKRTRFNQDVSFEQSLSGLNSRLFAESALVTQVIGGIALKFAFIYRYNSQPENEKEKVDTELGATLVYSFD; via the coding sequence GTGCCGTTTTTTAGAACTTTCGCTTTATTTGCAATTGGCTTGGTTTCGCTACCAAGCTTAGCTACGGATCCATTCGAAGATTTTCACGAATATGGCAAAATGCCCGATGACGAAATTCATCAAAAGCATAAGGGCGAAATGCTGTACGGTGACGTTGAATTTGGCTTTATCGTTAATAAAGGTAATACGCAAAACACGTCATTTAAGTTAAAAAGTAATCTTTACCAAGATTTCCCCAAGTGGCGTAATCAATTCAAGTTCAATGGCCTTTATCGCCGCGAGCACAATACAGAAACGGATGTTGAGGATGTCTCTGCGTCGCGCTACTTTGGCTCTGCGCAAGGTAACTACAAACTAGGGGACGATAACGCCTCGTTCTTTATGTACGGCGACTATGAGCGTGACAGGTTTAATGGCAAGGAATACACCACAACATTTGCGCTAGGTTATGGCAATCGTGTGTATGAGGGACGAAAGAACACGGTAGATATCGACATCGGTCCCGGTATGTCTATCTCTCGTGTGGATAACGAAATCGAGCTTGAGCCGGAAGAAGATAGAACCGAGCAAGGCCAGCTTTTGCGTATGGCATTGCAGTGGGAAAGAAACGTTTCAAAGCGTACCCGCTTTAATCAAGACGTCAGTTTTGAGCAATCGCTGTCAGGTTTAAACTCCCGATTGTTTGCTGAGTCTGCGCTAGTCACACAAGTGATTGGTGGTATTGCGCTGAAGTTTGCGTTTATTTACCGTTATAATTCGCAGCCAGAAAATGAAAAAGAAAAGGTAGACACCGAACTTGGTGCTACATTAGTTTACAGCTTTGATTAA
- a CDS encoding DUF440 family protein, which translates to MTARLCSIEEATHQAYDIFLELAPDNLEEHDINMFNEHREDRGFIEESEPDESWSSITAYEQEAEPEHFVQVLVGIEFDDSDQVYAKILISRDLDAPFCHIIWKQ; encoded by the coding sequence ATGACAGCAAGACTTTGTAGCATAGAAGAAGCCACTCACCAAGCATATGATATCTTCCTTGAGTTGGCCCCTGATAATCTTGAAGAACACGATATCAATATGTTCAACGAACATCGCGAAGATCGTGGTTTCATTGAAGAAAGTGAGCCGGACGAGAGTTGGTCGAGCATAACTGCTTATGAACAAGAAGCAGAACCAGAGCACTTCGTTCAGGTTTTGGTCGGTATCGAGTTTGATGACTCAGATCAGGTGTACGCAAAGATCCTAATTAGCAGAGATTTAGATGCGCCGTTTTGTCATATCATTTGGAAGCAATAA